The DNA window TGATATTCGCCTGCTTTGGTCCTGCGCTAAGACCATTTAGCACCTTTAGCTGGTGGGCATTTTCGAGTGCGACGTCGAGTTTCTTGGCGATATCCAGAGTAAAGGTGTTGCCACCTATACCAACCCCGCCCGATACACGGATTGCGCCTTTATCAAGGACGGCGATATCGGTGTTTGCGGGACCAATATCGACGATCAACGTTGATAAATGGCCTTCTTCGGTTGCCTCAATTACGCGCGCAACGGCATTGATACTCGGCTCAGCCATGACAGGAGTCAATCCAACGGCACGGACGGCGCTGAGACAGGCATCAACTAACGTCGCTGGTACTGCCGCCATAACAACAGTGAGGGTATCTTTCGTGCGTTCGATAATCTCGTAATCAAGATAGAGTGAACCAAGGGGGATGGGGATGTATTGATCCACTTCGACCTCTACTGCTCCTGCTAGCTGCCTTTCTTGGGAGGCTGGCAGGGTAAACGTACGAGAGAAAGTGCGTCCGGTCGGTAGTCCTACAACTACATGGTCGGAGTCAAGTGACCCAACAATATTTTCTTTGAGTAGAGTAGCAATACTCTCCTTGAGGTAGGC is part of the Candidatus Saccharibacteria bacterium genome and encodes:
- the pilM gene encoding pilus assembly protein PilM; the encoded protein is MSKLFYKDKPVIGLDISQTGIKVMSIDPKKWLVLGYGSLDLDPAKVQVSMDNQEDAYLKESIATLLKENIVGSLDSDHVVVGLPTGRTFSRTFTLPASQERQLAGAVEVEVDQYIPIPLGSLYLDYEIIERTKDTLTVVMAAVPATLVDACLSAVRAVGLTPVMAEPSINAVARVIEATEEGHLSTLIVDIGPANTDIAVLDKGAIRVSGGVGIGGNTFTLDIAKKLDVALENAHQLKVLNGLSAGPKQANITAALRPSLQRITTEVRKVIRYYNERLNDDRKIEQVLVVGGGANVPGIGEYFTNELVMPARVGSPWQKLDFGALQEPNKQFRPRYIAVAGLANIPREKIWK